CAATGAAATTGTTCAAGCGGTAAATTCGATTATAGCAGACCAAAAATCAGGTATATTAAAAGAAGAAGAGGTCACAGAGGATATATTTTCAACTTATTTAATGACGCAAGAATTATCAGATCCAGACCTATTAATTAGAACGAGCGGTGTTGTTCGTCTAAGTAACTTCATGCTTTGGCAGCTATCGTATGCAGAGTTTTGGTTTACTGAAACGTTATGGCCGGATTTCTCAGAGCAACATTTTCTAGAGGCGATTGACGAGTTTCAAAAAAGAGCTCGACGCTTTGGCGGCGTGTAAAGGATGATATAAATATGAAGCAAAGAATTATAACAGCTACTATTGCGCTAGCAGTTTTTTTGCCTATCGTCATTTATGGTGGCCTTCCATTTATTGCGGTGATGTATTTAATAGCTACGATAGGGCTATATGAACTTTTACGTATGAAACGCATCTCAATTTTGTCATTTCCAGGGGTAATTAGCATACTTATGTTATGGGTAATACTCGTACCAGATCACCCCCTGTTACTAGACAGAATTCCATTTATGAAAGTTGAGTTTTTATTATTCGCTGTTTTACTTTTTTTATCGTATACTGTGTTGACAAATAACAAGTTTTCTTTTGATGATGTTGGATTTATCATAGTTGCTACATTATATGTTGGAATTGGATTTTATTATTTTATAGAAACGAGACAAGTTGGTTTAACTTATATATTCTTTGCATTTGCAGTTATTTTCTCAACAGATTCTGGTGCATACTTTGTCGGTCGCAAATTTGGCAAGCATAAGCTTTGGCCTGAAATTAGTCCAAATAAAACAATAGAAGGATCAATAGGTGGTATTGCTTGTGCACTTATTGCTGCGGTTTTGTTTAAACTGTTTGCTCCTATTGATGATTTTACAATGATTAGTATTTTAGGCATTGCTATCGTTTTATCTATTTTTGGACAAATAGGCGATTTAGTCGAATCAGCGTTTAAACGTCATTATGCGGTAAAGGATTCTGGACGTATTTTACCTGGGCATGGGGGAATATTAGACCGTTTTGATAGCTTGATTTTCGTTTTACCGATATTATATTTTTTAATCAAGTTGTAGCG
This Cytobacillus sp. IB215665 DNA region includes the following protein-coding sequences:
- a CDS encoding phosphatidate cytidylyltransferase yields the protein MKQRIITATIALAVFLPIVIYGGLPFIAVMYLIATIGLYELLRMKRISILSFPGVISILMLWVILVPDHPLLLDRIPFMKVEFLLFAVLLFLSYTVLTNNKFSFDDVGFIIVATLYVGIGFYYFIETRQVGLTYIFFAFAVIFSTDSGAYFVGRKFGKHKLWPEISPNKTIEGSIGGIACALIAAVLFKLFAPIDDFTMISILGIAIVLSIFGQIGDLVESAFKRHYAVKDSGRILPGHGGILDRFDSLIFVLPILYFLIKL